One Oceanicoccus sagamiensis genomic region harbors:
- a CDS encoding DUF1329 domain-containing protein, with product MTSNTVREKSMLKFFTPLLAVLLLPTVVVASTVEQSSELTPVGAERSGNAAGTIPPWSGGITSPVAGFVKGSHHLDPFADDVVLFTISADNQQAYADNLTEGQKALLQQYPDTWRMNIYPSRRSAAYPEFVYKAFETNASASVLITEGRGGVENSVVTSPFPVPTQGVEVIWNHNLRWRGIHITAVDGMAAVTRRGNYTLILQNVEWAIPYALPREKGIEAQYSNILLAYKSKVFAPGFITGSGALALDSLNHNKSRRETWIYSPDLRRVLRAPFSGYDNPTQNSDSLRFNDEGDMYNGSPSLFDWTLLGKREIYIPYNAYRLHQDTLQTEDILAKKHINPEHARYELHRVWVVEGTLKKDEKARSHKYSRRVFYIDEDSWQIAAADNYDKEGVLWRTSEGHMINYYEVPVPWYTLQVYYDLKQGRYLVNGLDNQRKAPVFDKDINPRLFGPNALDFYVR from the coding sequence ATGACTTCTAACACCGTGAGAGAAAAATCGATGCTGAAATTTTTTACCCCTTTGTTGGCCGTATTGCTACTGCCGACCGTGGTAGTTGCCAGCACAGTTGAGCAGAGTTCAGAGCTCACTCCGGTAGGTGCCGAGCGCAGCGGTAATGCGGCAGGAACCATCCCTCCCTGGAGTGGCGGTATCACTAGCCCAGTCGCTGGTTTTGTTAAAGGCAGTCATCACCTCGACCCCTTTGCGGATGATGTGGTGTTGTTCACCATCAGCGCGGACAATCAGCAAGCCTATGCCGACAATCTTACCGAAGGACAAAAGGCCTTGTTGCAGCAGTATCCCGATACCTGGCGTATGAATATCTACCCCAGCCGGCGCTCGGCAGCCTATCCAGAGTTTGTCTACAAAGCTTTCGAGACGAATGCTTCAGCGTCGGTGCTTATTACTGAGGGCCGAGGGGGTGTTGAGAACAGCGTAGTGACGTCGCCTTTTCCTGTACCAACACAAGGTGTGGAAGTGATTTGGAATCATAACCTGCGCTGGCGAGGTATTCATATTACCGCTGTTGATGGTATGGCAGCCGTAACGCGCAGAGGTAACTACACACTTATTCTGCAAAATGTTGAGTGGGCAATTCCTTACGCTCTGCCCAGAGAAAAAGGTATTGAGGCACAGTATTCCAATATTCTATTGGCTTACAAAAGCAAAGTTTTTGCACCTGGATTTATAACTGGTAGTGGGGCTTTGGCACTGGACTCTCTTAACCACAATAAGTCGCGGCGCGAGACATGGATTTATAGCCCCGATCTACGCCGAGTATTGCGCGCACCTTTTAGCGGCTATGACAATCCGACACAGAATAGTGACTCGCTGCGATTTAATGATGAGGGTGATATGTACAATGGTTCTCCGTCGCTATTTGACTGGACACTGTTAGGCAAGCGGGAAATCTATATTCCCTATAATGCTTACCGCTTACACCAAGACACCTTACAGACGGAAGATATTTTAGCCAAAAAACATATCAACCCCGAGCATGCGCGATATGAGCTGCATCGGGTTTGGGTCGTTGAAGGAACCTTAAAAAAAGATGAAAAGGCCCGGAGCCACAAGTATTCGCGTCGAGTATTTTATATCGATGAAGATAGCTGGCAAATTGCAGCCGCTGATAATTACGATAAAGAGGGTGTGTTATGGCGAACCTCTGAAGGCCATATGATAAATTACTATGAAGTGCCCGTACCCTGGTACACATTACAGGTCTATTACGATCTGAAGCAAGGTCGTTATTTGGTAAATGGTTTGGACAATCAACGCAAGGCTCCTGTATTTGATAAGGATATTAACCCGCGATTGTTTGGTCCCAATGCCTTGGATTTTTACGTACGATAA
- a CDS encoding aminoacylase — protein sequence MKQFLRSLMVSLTLVSTTACTADYDIVLTNGRVMDPETQFDAVRNVGIKDGLIAIITEEAISGEQVIDATDHVVAPGFIDTHTHGSDKFTIKMSMMDGVTTGLDLELGAMNVGAWYQREAGQWPMNYGQVVSQEMARMMVHDKLDITKPVDTKDVFPLRAQALEDGVSGWSVSVSNRDQINQISKILDENLRQGALGVGSTIGYASKGISTYEMFDAQRVAARYGRLSAVHTRFHGSPLTPTESQLAFAEVYTNASVLEASLLVCHDNDTGWWEIEEKLALARKLGMNMWGEYYPYTAGSSSIGSDFLVPEMLEGTLGLKYKEVLYDPSQDKFLDKNEYLQIAKDDPGRIIVVYNPPRKEWLPQWLRVPHMVVASDSMWSENPDFGWDTDPALFSGHPRTSGTHSTVLQLAREEGVELMFTLSQLSYWSALHLGDAGIESMQKRGRLQEGMVADIVIFNPKTVAPQSTYKAGTNGLPPIGIPHVIVNGEFVKKDNSATGSLPGLPIRYKEEEKGRFKPIENSAVK from the coding sequence ATGAAGCAGTTTTTGCGATCTTTAATGGTTAGCCTTACCTTGGTTTCTACCACCGCTTGTACCGCCGATTACGATATTGTGTTAACCAACGGACGAGTTATGGACCCGGAAACACAATTCGATGCAGTGCGTAATGTGGGTATTAAGGATGGGCTGATAGCGATTATCACTGAAGAGGCTATTTCAGGAGAGCAGGTCATTGATGCGACAGACCATGTGGTTGCCCCGGGTTTTATCGATACGCACACTCATGGTAGCGATAAATTTACCATCAAGATGAGTATGATGGATGGCGTGACGACCGGTCTTGACCTTGAGCTGGGAGCCATGAATGTTGGTGCCTGGTACCAGCGGGAAGCTGGCCAGTGGCCGATGAATTATGGTCAGGTGGTGTCACAGGAAATGGCCAGAATGATGGTGCACGATAAGCTTGATATTACCAAGCCTGTCGATACCAAAGATGTGTTTCCACTTCGGGCCCAAGCACTTGAGGATGGGGTTTCGGGGTGGTCTGTATCCGTCAGTAACCGCGATCAGATTAACCAAATCAGTAAAATTCTGGATGAAAACCTGCGTCAGGGTGCTCTGGGTGTAGGTTCAACGATTGGCTATGCCAGCAAAGGGATTAGTACCTATGAGATGTTCGACGCGCAACGAGTGGCAGCGCGTTATGGCAGACTCTCGGCAGTACACACCCGCTTTCACGGCTCGCCTCTTACCCCTACCGAGTCCCAGCTTGCCTTCGCCGAGGTTTATACCAACGCGAGCGTACTGGAAGCTTCACTATTGGTCTGTCATGACAACGATACCGGCTGGTGGGAGATTGAAGAAAAGCTGGCGTTGGCCCGTAAGCTGGGCATGAATATGTGGGGCGAATACTACCCCTATACCGCAGGCTCTTCATCGATAGGCTCAGACTTTCTGGTACCAGAAATGTTAGAGGGAACATTGGGGTTGAAGTATAAGGAGGTTCTTTATGATCCCTCTCAGGATAAATTCCTCGACAAAAATGAATACTTACAAATAGCTAAAGACGACCCCGGTAGAATAATTGTGGTTTATAATCCGCCGCGTAAAGAGTGGCTACCTCAGTGGTTACGTGTGCCGCATATGGTGGTCGCCAGCGATTCTATGTGGAGTGAAAACCCAGATTTTGGCTGGGATACCGACCCGGCATTATTTAGCGGGCATCCTCGTACATCCGGCACACACTCAACCGTGCTACAACTGGCCAGAGAAGAAGGGGTGGAACTTATGTTTACCTTATCTCAGTTGAGTTACTGGTCTGCGCTACATCTGGGTGATGCCGGTATCGAATCGATGCAAAAACGGGGACGATTGCAGGAAGGTATGGTTGCGGACATTGTTATTTTTAATCCTAAAACAGTCGCACCACAGTCCACCTATAAAGCCGGTACCAATGGTCTGCCGCCAATCGGTATCCCCCATGTTATTGTCAATGGCGAGTTTGTGAAAAAGGATAACAGTGCTACGGGTTCACTACCGGGTTTACCCATACGCTATAAAGAGGAAGAAAAAGGGCGTTTCAAACCCATTGAAAATAGTGCTGTAAAATAA